The following coding sequences are from one Pseudonocardia sp. EC080619-01 window:
- the purT gene encoding formate-dependent phosphoribosylglycinamide formyltransferase — MRIGTPLGPAPTRVLLLGSGELGKEVAIAFQRLGVEVVAVDRYPHAPAHQVAHRWHAIDMTDPVTLATLIEQESPDLIIPEIEAIATTALAAIEAAGTTVVPTARAAQLTMDREGIRRLAAEELGLPTSPYAFADTLDEVRAAVDRVGLPCVLKPVMSSSGKGQSVLKSADDAEAAWEYARTSGRVSAPRVIVEGFVEFDYEITQLTVRHAGGTAFCDPIGHRQENGDYVESWQPQPMSDAALAASRDVAGRITEALGGRGIFGVELFVRGDEVLFSEVSPRPHDTGLVTLATQRLNEFELHARAVLGLPVDTALRAPGASAVVYGGDDLDAPDYEGVAEALAVEGADLRLFGKPSASERRRMGVAVAYADDVDTARERARQAAGHVRPVARS, encoded by the coding sequence ATGCGCATCGGCACCCCGCTCGGCCCGGCCCCCACCCGCGTGCTGCTCCTCGGCTCGGGTGAGCTGGGCAAGGAGGTCGCGATCGCCTTCCAGCGCCTCGGCGTCGAGGTGGTCGCGGTCGACCGCTACCCGCACGCACCCGCGCACCAGGTGGCGCACCGCTGGCACGCGATCGACATGACCGACCCCGTCACGCTCGCCACGCTCATCGAGCAGGAGTCCCCGGACCTGATCATCCCGGAGATCGAGGCGATCGCGACCACCGCGCTGGCGGCGATCGAGGCCGCGGGCACGACCGTCGTGCCGACCGCCCGCGCCGCGCAGCTGACGATGGACCGTGAGGGCATCCGGCGGCTCGCCGCGGAGGAGCTGGGGCTGCCCACGTCGCCCTACGCCTTCGCCGACACCCTCGACGAGGTCCGCGCGGCCGTCGACCGGGTCGGGCTGCCGTGTGTGCTCAAGCCGGTCATGTCGTCGTCGGGCAAGGGACAGTCGGTCCTGAAGTCGGCCGACGACGCCGAGGCCGCGTGGGAGTACGCCCGCACCTCGGGCCGGGTGTCCGCGCCGCGCGTGATCGTCGAGGGCTTCGTCGAGTTCGACTACGAGATCACCCAGCTCACCGTGCGGCACGCCGGCGGGACCGCCTTCTGCGACCCGATCGGCCACCGCCAGGAGAACGGCGACTACGTCGAGTCCTGGCAGCCGCAGCCGATGTCGGACGCGGCGCTCGCCGCGTCCCGCGACGTCGCCGGCCGGATCACCGAGGCCCTCGGCGGGCGCGGGATCTTCGGCGTGGAGCTGTTCGTCCGCGGCGACGAGGTGCTGTTCTCCGAGGTGAGCCCCCGCCCGCACGACACCGGGCTGGTCACGCTCGCCACCCAGCGGCTGAACGAGTTCGAGCTGCACGCCCGCGCCGTCCTCGGCCTTCCGGTCGACACCGCGTTGCGCGCCCCCGGCGCGTCCGCGGTGGTGTACGGCGGTGACGACCTCGACGCGCCCGACTACGAGGGCGTCGCGGAGGCGCTCGCCGTCGAGGGCGCCGACCTGCGGCTGTTCGGCAAGCCGTCGGCGAGCGAGCGCAGGCGGATGGGGGTCGCGGTGGCGTACGCCGACGACGTCGACACCGCGCGGGAGCGGGCCCGCCAGGCCGCCGGGCACGTCCGGCCGGTCGCCCGGAGCTGA
- the pgl gene encoding 6-phosphogluconolactonase: MSENVQVAVHPDADALAAATAARLITALVDIQAGGAVPRVVLTGGGVGIQLLRDVAASPARDVVDWGSVDLFWGDERFVPADDAERNEKQAREALLDQLPLDPARVHPMPAAPADGGTREEAEEAARDYARVLRDLAGPDGDGIPAFDVTLVGMGEEGHTLSVFPDSPAVHEQAPSVVAVFDCPKPPPTRISLTLAAARRSREVWVVAAGAGKAPAVAGALTGVPETELPVGGARGTERTRWLLDTASAAELPGSLHPRPS, encoded by the coding sequence ATGAGCGAGAACGTGCAGGTCGCCGTCCACCCCGACGCCGACGCCCTGGCCGCCGCCACCGCGGCGCGGCTGATCACCGCGCTGGTCGACATCCAGGCCGGCGGTGCCGTCCCTCGGGTCGTGCTCACCGGTGGCGGGGTCGGGATCCAGCTGCTGCGTGACGTGGCCGCCTCCCCGGCCCGCGACGTCGTCGACTGGGGGTCGGTGGACCTGTTCTGGGGCGACGAGCGCTTCGTCCCGGCCGACGACGCCGAGCGCAACGAGAAGCAGGCCCGCGAGGCCCTGCTCGACCAGCTGCCGCTCGACCCGGCGCGGGTGCACCCGATGCCGGCCGCCCCCGCCGACGGCGGCACCCGGGAGGAGGCCGAGGAGGCCGCCCGGGACTACGCCCGGGTGCTGCGCGACCTGGCCGGGCCGGACGGCGACGGCATCCCCGCCTTCGACGTGACGCTGGTCGGCATGGGCGAGGAGGGGCACACGCTCTCGGTCTTCCCGGACTCCCCCGCCGTGCACGAGCAGGCGCCGTCCGTCGTCGCGGTGTTCGACTGCCCGAAGCCGCCGCCCACCCGCATCTCGCTCACGCTGGCCGCCGCCCGGCGCTCGCGTGAGGTGTGGGTCGTCGCCGCCGGGGCCGGCAAGGCACCGGCCGTCGCGGGTGCCCTGACCGGTGTCCCGGAGACCGAGCTGCCGGTCGGCGGGGCGCGGGGGACCGAACGGACCCGCTGGCTGCTCGACACCGCGTCCGCCGCCGAGCTGCCCGGGTCGCTGCACCCGCGGCCCTCCTGA
- the opcA gene encoding glucose-6-phosphate dehydrogenase assembly protein OpcA — protein MIIDLPSSNTSAVNRKLVELRESGGVFALGRVLTLVVVTDDGPELERSIDAANAASREHPCRVIVLARGQRRASPRLDAQIRVGGDAGASEVIVLRGYGPLAAEEAGAGMVMPLLLPDAPVVAWWPGEAPAAPSEDAVGRLAQRRITDALSSKNPTKAFEQRRKDYAPGDTDLTWTRLTHWRAQLAAALDVPPHEEVTSAVVAGEVVSPSTELVAGWLASALGVKVKRSPSEKANGLSMVRLVRASGDVELARPDGKTARLTQPGQPERLIALARRHVSDCLAEELRRLDPDEVYAEALEGVSRVTRGRTPVKV, from the coding sequence ATGATCATCGATCTGCCGTCGAGCAACACCTCGGCGGTCAACCGCAAGCTCGTCGAGCTGCGCGAGTCCGGCGGCGTGTTCGCGCTGGGCCGGGTGCTGACCCTGGTCGTCGTCACCGACGACGGGCCGGAGCTGGAGCGCTCGATCGACGCCGCCAACGCCGCCAGCCGCGAGCACCCGTGCCGGGTCATCGTGCTGGCCCGCGGGCAGCGCCGGGCCTCGCCGCGGCTCGACGCGCAGATCCGGGTCGGCGGTGACGCCGGCGCCAGCGAGGTCATCGTGCTGCGCGGCTACGGCCCGCTCGCCGCCGAGGAGGCCGGTGCCGGCATGGTCATGCCGCTCCTGCTGCCCGACGCACCGGTCGTCGCCTGGTGGCCGGGCGAGGCCCCGGCCGCACCGTCGGAGGACGCCGTCGGGCGGCTCGCGCAGCGCCGGATCACCGACGCGCTGTCGTCGAAGAACCCGACGAAGGCGTTCGAGCAGCGGCGCAAGGACTACGCCCCCGGCGACACCGACCTCACCTGGACCCGGCTCACGCACTGGCGGGCCCAGCTGGCAGCCGCGCTGGACGTGCCGCCCCACGAGGAGGTGACCTCGGCCGTCGTCGCGGGTGAGGTCGTGTCGCCCTCCACCGAGCTGGTCGCCGGCTGGCTGGCGTCCGCGCTCGGGGTGAAGGTGAAGCGGTCGCCGTCGGAGAAGGCCAACGGGCTGTCGATGGTCCGGCTCGTCCGCGCGTCGGGCGACGTCGAGCTGGCCCGTCCGGACGGCAAGACGGCCCGGCTCACCCAGCCCGGGCAGCCGGAGCGGCTGATCGCGCTGGCACGGCGGCACGTGTCCGACTGCCTCGCCGAGGAGCTGCGCCGGCTCGACCCGGACGAGGTCTACGCCGAGGCGCTCGAGGGAGTGTCCCGGGTGACCCGCGGCCGTACCCCGGTGAAGGTGTGA